One window from the genome of Carassius carassius chromosome 15, fCarCar2.1, whole genome shotgun sequence encodes:
- the tmem196b gene encoding transmembrane protein 196 encodes MCTKRALVWSLLVLSVFHMGLGVSCISLGVLGITQPRRLQKSQTSFSTPIWSGVCFLVCGLSGILCAKKQTGVTMILFSACCICGLIGGILNVQFVRAVVKRTSSLYYMHLAFLCLASLGILGCTLSTWLTCRLASCEQKRLFLERDLSLHHSMEMGEKVKATCG; translated from the exons ATGTGCACCAAGCGAGCGCTTGTTTGGAGTTTGCTGGTCCTCTCTGTCTTTCATATGGGACTCGGGGTGTCCTGCATCTCTTTGGGTGTGCTGGGGATCACACAACCCCGCAGGCTACAGAAAAGCCAAACCTCCTTCTCCACACCCATATGGAGCGGCGTGTGT TTTCTTGTCTGTGGACTATCTGGGATACTGTGTGCGAAGAAACAAACTGGAGTGACT ATGATCCTGTTTTCAGCTTGTTGCATCTGTGGACTTATTGGGGGAATTCTCAATGTCCAGTTTGTGCGTGCAGTGGTGAAACGGACGAGCAGTCTGTACTATATGCACCTGGCCTTCCTCTGCCTGGCCAGCCTGGGCATCTTGGGCTGCACCCTCTCCACCTGGCTCACCTGCAGACTCGCCAGCTGTGAACAGAAAAGACTGTTTCTGGAAAGGGATCTGTCGCTGCATCATTCTATGGAGATGGGCGAGAAGGTGAAGGCGACGTGTGGATGA